ACCCAAAAGAGCAGCAAATCCAAAAGGCACAACGCCCACACAAACACAAACACCAAAAGCGTCCAAACATAGATGGGCAACTCTGCGACTAGAACAAGGGCGACGCCTGTGTAGTACTCGGTCATCAAGATGATGATGGCGATTACGACGGCGGTGGCGGTTCGAATGATGGCTGAGGGCACAATCCAGGGTTTATCCGTCCACACAATAACGCCTTCGCCAACAGGGCTACTATAAGAAGACACACAAAACACGCCTATAAAAAAAATGGGCAAAGACTCATTTAAGGATTAAAAATTGAATCCCAAAAGAAGGGATAGAGGATTTTTAGATCGCGACTACAGTTCGGTGCAGCAGAACACGTTCAACGGTTCGCAACAGTTGGTACCCAAACAGTATAGCCACAAAGTAGGTGGGCCACAGAATCACGGGCCAATTTCCAGGCGTGTAGTCCCACAGTCCCGTGGAGACCGCGAAGAACTCCATAAGCGCCAAAGAAATCATGCCGCCCAACGCGAGCAGCAACTGCTCTTTCACTTCATGGGTAGCGCGCCATTTGCGGCGTAGAACCATCAAGGTTGCCCATCCAGCCAAGAAGCTGAACAGGAGAATATACCAGCTTGCATTAAAATCAAAAAACACATTCATCATGGTTAACCTATTTTTCTAGTTGTTAGATCCTTTTTCGTTTTGGGTTTTCGAGCGGGTTTATGAGTGGCCCAACATTTCTTGCAATAGATGGGTTTGTCAGCTTTAGGTTGGAAAGGCACACGGCATTCGGCTCCGCAGTCACTGCAGACGGCGGCGTAGCTGGCTTGCTGCGTGTGGGCATGGTAGGGTTTGAAGAGTTGATAGTTTTTTAGGCGGGGCCAACCGGTTTTGGCGTACTTTAGCATTTGAGGGTTATCTTTGAGCCAACGCATCATGTGGAAGAAACTTTTGCCTCGCTTCTCTTCGCGTTCCGCCATGGGCTCGTAGCCTAAATTGCGGATTTCATCGAGGTAAGCGACTTCAACTAAGCGCTGAGCTTCACCGTCAACGTGAATGCGTTTAACGCGGTCTTCGCCGTAGACTTTTTGAAGTTCCTCAGCAGCGACATCAAAGATACAGCCTTGACAGATGTGGATTTCCTCGTCGGATTTGAGTTCGAAGCGGGATACCAGTTTGGCGACAACCCGTGAAGACTCCTGCAGGTACTCTTTTTCGCGGAAGATCTCTTGATAGAAGCGCACGTCAATGAGGTCGTATTTGAATTGGTCAGTTTCGGGATGATAGGCGCCGACTACAACGCCGAAAAGTAAATCGCCGCTGCCAGCGTCATCAACAATAAGAGTCAAATGAATCTTTTCCCTCGCTCTTCTGCACCCAAATATACGGACAGATATAAAAAACTGTCTTAACGAAACTAAATAAAAACGGGAAAAACACCCACCAAACTACGCCTTCAGCCGCTTTAGCAACCCCCGAAGACGCTCCTCATCACCCACAGCATCCTCTAAGAGCGCATTCACCAAAACATAGATTTTAAGGTCATTGAGAACCGCAAGCTTACGCAGCTCCTTATGCAAATCCGCCCGCACCTCAACAACCACACGCCTACTCAAAGCTTCCACCTCAGGGTTTGGCGGTTTTTATTCGACTCAACCGGTCAGTTCGGCTGCGCAAGGCATAGACGTAGTCGGCAAGCAGAGGTTTTTCGCGCCCAAGACATAGGGTGACTTGGAGGGTTTGGGTTTTGGCGTCTACTTTGTATTCGGCGCATTCAACGCGGAAGGCGCTGTTTATGGCTTCGTTGGGGAGGGTGATGTGGATTTGGTCGCCTGACAAAACGGGGGTGTAGCCATAGTCGAGCACGCTGCTTTGGATGGTGAGGGTTTCGTTGGGGTCTTTGAGGTTGGCTAAAAGCGCTTTGGCGTGCGATTCGCATTCCACGTCGCTGCCGAGTTCCTCGTTAACTTCGACGAGTTCGCGCAATCCGATGTTGCTTTGGCTGGCGGCATCGTCTTGGATGCTGCTGTATTGGCGTCCCCCAAAAAATAATCCATCAACCCAAAAGTTCCCCGAACCCACATTACTAAACCAACAGGTAACACGAACCTGCTTAACCTTACCCCAGTTGAATTGGCTAACTATCTGCCAGAGGTCAGCGTTTTGGGCACCGACAGAGATTTTGGTTTGGAACCATTTCTCGTCACCCACCGAAATTTCGTGAACTGCAGAGAAACCGTCACTGTCGTAGAGGGTGAGGGTTATGTTGCCGTTGAAGGACGCATCTCGATTTAGCCAGAGATTAAGGGTGGGGTAGAGGTCTGCGTCGACTTCTTTGCCGCTGTCAAGGGTTAGTTGGCAGGCAGCGTAGTAGAGGTTGGTGGCGGATGTTTTGATGCTGTAGGTGCCTTTGACCTTAGAGGCGCTGTCGAGGCTAAGCGTGCCCGATGTAGCAGTCCATGCACCATCAGCGGGGGTTAGACTCTCGGTCCATGCGTCTTTATCTGCGGGGACACTTTTGTCGGCTGCTCCATACACGGAGGCGCGGTTACGGACGCGCAGGATATCCTTTGTGTATTCGCTGCTCTCGATACGCTCACTAAGGCTGACGTTGCTGGTTTTGGTGTTTTTGGGGAAAAACTCAAATTTGCCATCAGGCGCCACACGAAAATCATAACCTATGGTTCCTTGTTTGTCGGAGCTGTCAGCTATAGCTTGGAGAATATCCATAACGGGGGTGTCTTTGTATTCGAGTCGGGTGTAGGTGGTGTCTGTGTTTTCGACGAGTTCAGTGCCGTCTCGGTTGTGGCTTAAACCGATGTAGTAGTCGAGGAGGTCTTTGACTATTTCTTCGCCTTTCTTGTTCTCATAAGTTTTTGATACCACGCGTCGAAAGAGGCGTTCGCCCCAGCAGCGCCCGCTTACGGCGAGGTAGTTTTCGGTTGGTGTGGCTTGATATTTGAGGCTCTCAACGCGGCAGGTCATCATTAGCGGGCAGGTGGCGCCTCTGCCGACACTTAAGCTCCCGTCAGAGCCGACCGTGATTGGGTAGGTTCCGTTGGGACTGTATTTGCCATTCCAATTCTGCAACACCACCTCAAAACTACTCACCTCCTTGGTGCAGCCGAAATGGATAGTTAATTCGATTACGTCGCCTTGAGGCGGAGTGACATAGCCAAACACTATTGCCACTGCAGGGGGGTTGATGCTCATGTTATTCGACTCCTCGGCGGTAGAGTTCGTCTTCGCCTGCTCGGGTGATGCTTCGGGTTCGCGTGGTGGTTTCGGCAGTTTGGGCGTTGAAGTTCTGGACGCTGGCGGTTGCGGTGTTCATGCTGTTTGCAAAGCTGTACATGGCTGCGGCTGCCGCAACAATCACTGCAACCCCGACTCCAGTTAGGGCGAGAAACGTGGCGAAGCTTATGTTTAGACTGTTCTGCACAGCTGTAGCAAAAGCTGTTGCGGCGGCATACACTTTTTGAGCCACTGCAACGCCTACGCTGGTTCGCATAAAGGTACCCATAACCGTGACCATCATCATCGCAGACGTGAAAGCCTTGGTTTGTGCATCGTCAAGTATGCCAAATTGGTTAGCGATGTAGCCAACAGCCATCCCCGCCGCGCCGATGCCGATGATTGCGGAAGATAGACTTCTTATTCGGGCTGCAAGGTTTTCGGCGTCGGTTTGGATACGGTAGAATTCGTTGCTCGCGCGGTTTACAGCTTGGACTGTGATAGAGATTTCGCTAAAACTCATACTTTTGCCTCCGCTTTGGATGCTTCTATGGCATCTTTAAAGATGCGTTCTAAGCTGGATGTGTGGGCTTTGACCGCGGGCACAAGATAGGGACGGGCTGGGACGTAGAGAGTTCCAAATTCGACCGCAGCTGCATAACTGGCTTCAGCACCGACTTGAACCTGCCAATTCTGGACCTTGACAAAGATGGAGCGTTGCAGATGCCCCGTCCGAACAGGCACCAACCGATCAGCATATGTCTTCACGTTTTGCGCCCAGCTGGTTAGTTGCTGTTGGATGCGGTTCTGCATGGCTGAATCAAATCTGCTCATCGCCGCCTTGAATTCCTCGGCGCCCGAGACGTTAACGTTAATGGATACGCTCATGTTGTTTTGCCTCTTTTTCTATTCGTTGTTTTTCTTCTTCGGCTTGGCGGTCTATTTCGTTGAGGATGATGACGTATTGGTGGATGACTCTGCTGGGTTGTTGGGCGAGTTGGGTTGGGGTCCAGCCGAATTCTTTACAGAGGCGAAAGTCTGTGATGGCGGGGTGGGGTTTTTGGCGTCGGAGGGCTCGGATAAAAAAGAGGTTTCTTCCCTCGTCAAAGCACATAACCCGTTGGCGACCTGCGAGAATAATTCGCCCAAGGGGATGGGGACGCCGTTTTCTTCGCCCAGCAGCTTCTCCAAAGTTACCGGGTTGCTTGGGGGTTGAGCTTTCAGCGCTGCCCAGATGGTTTCGGCTTGGATGGCGATGAAGTCGCTGCTCTGTACCTGTCCTGAGAGGGGGTGGTATTTGGTGTGTTTTTGGATGATACGGCTGCGTTTAGCCCACGTCAGCTCTTGGAAGATGTAGGTGCCTACGT
The DNA window shown above is from Candidatus Bathyarchaeota archaeon and carries:
- a CDS encoding HK97 gp10 family phage protein, whose product is MSVSINVNVSGAEEFKAAMSRFDSAMQNRIQQQLTSWAQNVKTYADRLVPVRTGHLQRSIFVKVQNWQVQVGAEASYAAAVEFGTLYVPARPYLVPAVKAHTSSLERIFKDAIEASKAEAKV